The Tardiphaga alba genome includes a window with the following:
- a CDS encoding glutathione S-transferase family protein: protein MMKLYWSPRSRSFTALWLMEETGVPYERVLIDIQKGTQRTLEFLEVNPMGKVPALQDGEATMAEAAAICTYVAERYPDAKLAPDLGDSHRAKYLYWLFFAPSCIEPAIVQIATKVEMNTVAAGWGDAQRVFDVLEAALEEGPWILGEQFSAADIAIGSGLNFAIRLFKMVPTRPAFDRYLDRCAARPAFQRAEEFASGEKE, encoded by the coding sequence ATGATGAAGCTCTACTGGTCGCCGCGTTCGCGATCGTTCACTGCTCTGTGGCTGATGGAAGAGACCGGCGTTCCCTATGAGCGCGTGCTGATCGACATCCAAAAGGGCACGCAGCGCACGCTGGAATTCCTTGAAGTCAATCCGATGGGCAAGGTGCCGGCGCTGCAGGACGGCGAAGCCACCATGGCGGAAGCGGCCGCGATCTGCACTTATGTGGCCGAGCGCTATCCCGACGCGAAGCTTGCGCCCGATCTCGGCGATTCCCATCGCGCCAAATATCTCTACTGGCTGTTCTTCGCGCCGAGTTGCATCGAGCCGGCGATCGTGCAGATCGCCACCAAGGTGGAGATGAACACGGTTGCCGCCGGTTGGGGCGATGCGCAGCGCGTGTTCGATGTGCTCGAAGCCGCGCTGGAAGAGGGGCCGTGGATTCTCGGTGAACAATTCTCGGCCGCCGACATTGCCATCGGCTCCGGCCTGAATTTTGCGATCCGGCTGTTCAAGATGGTGCCGACGCGCCCGGCCTTCGATCGCTATCTCGATCGCTGCGCCGCGCGACCTGCGTTTCAGCGCGCAGAGGAATTCGCGTCGGGCGAGAAAGAGTAG